The region TTAAATTTTCTGGATCTTGTATATTTTTAATAAATTCTTTTGTGTATTCTTTTGTTTGATCATTAATCTCTATATTATATTCAATAAAGTTTTTATTTAACCATGAATGGATATATTTGCCATCTTTTGCAAAAGAGTATAAAAAAAGAAATAGTAAAATAGGAATAATAAACTTTAAGTATGTTTTTTTACTTTTTATTTTATAGCTATTAAATATAAAAATACTACTAAATAAAACAATAAAAAAAATCAAAATCATAGTATAAAAATTAATTGTATATATTTGTAATAAAAAATTTATTGCATAGTTGTAATATTTTAAAATATCATTAATTGTTAGATGGTTATAAAAACCAAGTAAAATATAAATGTCAATTAAATATAAAAAAGTAATATTTAAAGCAATAAATCGTAATAGTATTGAAAAAAATTTAGGGACAATTTCTAAAAATGAGATAAAAATTAGTAATAAAATCAAAAAATATATAAATGAGTCATGAAATATAGATTGAAAAAATCTATAATAAAAAGTACTATCTTGTTGAATTAGTATTGTGTTTATATAATAAGACTTTATAAGTATTATAAGTATAAAAATTTCTATATAAATTGAAAATAGAATAGTTTTTATCTTAAAATTAGTCAATATCACCCTTTCGTAATAATGAAAGAGGAAAACCTTTTCTTGTAATTAAATCACTATTTATTATATTATTATCTCTATTTCTTGTTCTTTCAAAATTAACTTTTGTTAAAATTTCTTTTTTCATATCTTTATCCAGTGCTTTTTCATCTATAATAGATGTTTTATCTCCGTTTAATGAGATATTGTAAGTTATATTTTTATTAAATACTGAATAAATAGATCTATTATCAACTCTTTTATGAAGAATATACTCAGGAGAAATTATAGAGTTATTCGTAAAAGCACCTTTCCATTTTGAAGTAAAAAAATTATTACCACTATAGTTTAAAATCATATTGTAGATGTCAATTTGTTGAAATTGTGAATCTATTTTTGCATTTTTTTTATCTAAACATAGTATCATTGGCACAGATGCTGTAGCTCTATATTCTCCTAGTGTTTCTTCAACTTTTTCTTTTAAAGGTATTGATGGATAATGATCTCCTACTATGATTAACATTCCATTATTTTTAAAAAAATTATCTTGCTTTAATTTATTATAAAAAAATGAAATTTGTCTATCAATATACTTAAAAGTTTCCTCTTCTGAATGTTTTTTGTTTTCTGGATTTATAAATGGGACATGAGAAGAAACAGTTTTTACAAATATAAAATAAGGATTATCTCTTTTTTTATTCATTCTTTTAATAACTCTTTCAAATAAATATTTATCGGAAGCTGCAAAGAAATGAAATCTTGGAAGGTTGTTATAGAAAGGATGATCACTTCCTTCAATATAATTAAATCCTATACTTTTTGCCCACGTTCCTGTATTTGAAAAACTTAAATCAGATGATGTTATAAATTCAGTATCATAATTCGAATTCTTTAATATATTTGGAATAGATGTTTTGACATTATAAAAACCATTAAAAGAGATATTATCATCTTTTGAAAAAAGTTGGGGAGGAACTATTGGAAGTTCTCCTGTTAATATTGATATTTCCGCATGTTCAGTTATGTATCCATTTGCATAAAAATTTTTAAAGTAAATATTCTCTTTTGCAATTTTATCTATTTCTGTAGTCCAATTATTGATTCCTGAAAATAAATTACTTTGATATGAAGATAGAGATTCAACCATTAAAACTACAATATTATGTTTTTTTGAATCTGAATTATGTATAAGTTCTTTTTTCTCATAATGAAGGTTATTTATAAAATTATCAGTATATTTTTTTTCTCTTGATAATAGCTCATAATTATATTCAAAAACATTTTTATATAACCAAGAGTGAATATAATTGTTATTATTAGCAGAAAGATAAGAAGTAAAAAATAAACAAATTATTATTATTGTTGAGATATGATAATGTTTTTTTATAGAAATATCTTTAAATAAATAGTAAAAAATTGTTATAATAAAAGCTATAATAAAAATTATCAAGTAAATATTTAAATTATAATATTGTGAAATATAATTTGGAAGATAGTTAATAAATTTAAATAAATCTTCTACTGTTAAATGTGTAGCAAATCTAACCCAAATTAATGAATCAATTAAATAAATTATAAATATAGTTATGCTTAAAAATCTTAAAAATATTTTTATGATAATATTTTTTGATATATATGATAAATATGTTAATAGTACTAAAAATAAATAAATTAAAGAGTCATGTAATATAGATTGTATTATTATAAATGTTTTTATATTTTGGAAGAGATTTACAATTACAAATAATTTTATTATTAGTGGAATAAGTGCTACAACAACTAAAAGTAATATATGCATAAATTAAAGTCTTTATAAAATAAATTTTTTTATTATAGTATTAATTTATTTAATAATTAATAAATATACTTTATTTAAAGTTAAATAATTTATATTAAATGATGAATTAATTTCTCTACACAAAGTCCCATTGCTGTGCTTTCAAAACCTTTTACATCTAAAATATATGGTTTACAAAAACCTTCAACCATAATTGCTCCGGCTTTTCCAAAACACTCTTTTGACTTAATATATTTTTCAATATCTTCTTCATCAAATTTTGCAAACCTATATGTTGTGATAGAGATGTCTATAACTTCTTTTTCTTTACTTTTATATATCATACACGTTATTACAGAGGTTTTATTTCCACTTTGAAGTTTTAACATCCTTCTTGCATCCTCTTCATCTTTTGCTTTTCTAAGAAGTTGGTTATTTGCTGTAACTACAGAATCAGCAACTAATAATGGCATATCTTCAACACCATATTTTTTTAGCAATTCATTATATTTTCCTAAAGTTGCTTGGTATACGAAAGATTTTGGATCTTTAGTTTTTATTGAATCCTCATCAAAATCTCCACCATTTTGAATAAAATCAATATTATTATTTCTAAGAATCAATGCTCTTGTTTGTGAATTTGAACCTAATCTAATCAAGTTGTCCCTTTTATAGTGTTTATTTATTTTACCAAAGGATGAGGTAAAATAGAATAAATTTATGTATAATTGCGAAATGAATATTTTGAATCTATCTGGCATAGCTATCTTTGCCTCATTTTTAATTACACTTATAAGTTATTTTTTTAAATATGATATTTTTATTTTTGCAGGACTATTTGCTTGGTTAGCTTTAATTTTATTATTTAGAAAAATTGGAAATTTAAAACTACTTTTATCTTTGATATTTTTATCAATCATAATTTTTATTTTTAGTTCTTATAGCAATTTTGTTATTGATTATAAAAAAGCTATATTAGTAAATCAATATATGTTAACACTTCTAATAGGAGTGGGATTTTTAAGATTGATAGCAACTCCTAAAAATGAAACATTAAAAGAGTTACCAAAAGGTGAACTATCTTTTATAAAAACATATTTAGGAGTGCATCTTTTTGGTTCAGTAATAAATATGTCTTCATTGATTTTGGTAGCAGATAAGCTTTATAAAAAATCAAAATTAACTAAACTTCAAGCAATTGTATTAACAAGAGCTTTTGCCACAGATGCATATTGGTCACCATTTTTTGTGGCTTTTGCAGCTGTATCTACATATTCTTCAGGTTTTAAAGCTGTTGAAGTTGTTTTTACAGGAGTTGTATTAGCAGTCCTGGCTTTTTTTGTTACATATTTTGAATTAAAAAAATCACATGATTTGAGTGAATTTCGTGGTTATCCTTTACAATTTGATACATTAACTTTACCTGTAATATTAGCTTTACTTGTACTTGTAACAAATCATTATTATCCAGAAATAAAAGTGATATTACTTATATCTTTATTTTCAATAGTTTTAACAAGTTTGATATTACCTTTTAAATTAGGTATTAAAAAAGCTATTAAAAGTTTAAATTTTCATGTAACAAATGAGTTACCAAAAATGAAAAATGAGATAGGACTTTTTCTAATAGCTGGGATGTTTGGAGTGAGTATTAGTACTTTACTTGTTGGTTTTCATATTGAATTCCCTTTTGAAAAGTTTGATGGTTTTAGTGCTTCTATTATTCTTTTAGTTCAAATATTATTATCTTTTGTTGGAATACATCCAATTATAACAATTGCAATAATAGGAAACTGGACTGGGGATATAAATCATACTTTATTAGCGATGACATTTTTAATGGCTTGGTCAACTTCAGTTTGTACCTCTCCTTTTAGTGGAGTAAATTTAACAATGCAAGCAAGATATGGACTTAATACTTTTGAAATCTTTAAAACAAATTTTCTTTATGCTTTAAAGATGTATATCATTTGTGTTATAATCCTTTTTCTTTTAGCCAATTACTTAGGAATTTAATTTGAAAATATTATTAATAATTTTAGGAAAAATCTTTCCTTTATACATAACTATACTTGCAGGATATCTTTTAACAAGATTTTTTAAAATAAAAAGGGAGCAAATTGCTTTCTTATTGGTTTATATTTTAGGTCCTGTAGTTATATTTTTTGCTGTTTTATCTATTGAGATAAATTTTCAATTGATATTTTTACCAGTTTTTATATTTTTATTTGGTACAACCATTGCTTTTTATATATTAGCAAAATATAAAAATGAATGGAAAGATGCTAGTGTAAATACTTTGGCTTTTACTTGTGGAACAGGAAACACAGGATATTTTGGTATCCCTTTAGCTATGATTTTATTAGAACCAAATGCAGCAAATATTTTTATCTTTGGAACTTTAGCTTCTTTATTATATGAAAATACTACAGGTTTTTTTGTAACTGCAAAAGGAAGCTTTACAGCAAGAGAATCTATAATGAAAATTTTAAAGTTGCCTTTACTTTATGCTTTTATTGCAGGAGTTACATTTAATATACTTGGATTTAGAACACCCGAATTTATTGTTCCATATTTTGAAAATTTTAAGTGGGCATATGGATTACTTGGGATGATGATGTTAGGAATGGGGATGAAAGGTTTTAATATCCATGAGGATTTTGATAAAAAGTATATAAAAATCTCTTATTTCTTTAAATTTATATTTTGGCCTGCAGTGGTTTTAGCAATTATTTTTGTGGATAAAACATTTATAAACTTTTTAAATGAAGAGATATATAAGGTTATGTTTTTATTCTCAATTGTACCTTTAGCTGGAAATACAGTAACTTTAGCAGTTTTACTAAAAGCAAAACCTGAAAAAGCTTCTTTTACTGTACTTATGTCAACTTTGATATCTGTAGTTTATATACCTGTTGTTTTAGCTTTATATGGTGGCTTTTAGTTAATCACTCTTTTAGAAGTCCAATATGCTTTTTTATAAAAGGGTTTATTTAGTTTTGTAACTTTTACCCCTTTTATTGAAGCATGCATAAATTCACCATTGCCAATATATACTCCAACATGTCTATCAATTCTTCCTGTTTTAAAAAAGACTAAATCCCCAAGTTTTAATTCACTTTTTTTAACAGTTGTCCCCACTTTTACTTGTGTTCTAGTTGTTCTTGGAATATCAAGTTGAAATTTTTCTTTAAAAATCTTTTGGGTAAAAGCGGAGCAGTCAATACCTTTTTTAGTATCTCCTCCAAATTTATATTTAACACCTTTCCACTCACTGTAAAACTCCATTAGAGCTTTTTCAATATAAGCTAATTGTTCCTCTTTCTCAAGATTTCTCTTAGGTTTTTGAAGAATCTTTTTATATTCATTATTGGAAACTATTGCTTTGTATTCAAGATTTGTAATTAAATTTTTATCTAAGTTTGGATTCTCTTCATGTATTGTATAATCGTTTTTGTCACTTAATACGAATTTTTGATTATTAAATACGCAACCTGTAATAGTTATAGATATTAGTATTATTAACAATAAGTTTTTTATCATAAATTATTTAGCCCTTTTAATGTAGTACTCTTTTTATTTTCCATAAATGTTTTGAATAATATGGATTATCTAATCTTGAGATAATAACCCCTTTTTTAGTGGATACGTGCATAAACTTGCCATTTTTTAAATATATTCCTACATGATTTGTTTTAAATCCTGTTTTAAAAAATATTAAATCTCCAGTTGCAAGGTTATCAATATCAACCTCTTTACCTAACTCTTTTTGAAGAATAGTTGTTCTTGGAATATTAACAAAAAGTTTGTCTTTATATGTTTTTTGAACAAAAGCAGAACAATCTATACCATTTTTTGAGTAGCCACCATATCTATATTTAACACCTTTCCAGTCTTTGTATTGTGTTAGTAAATTATTATAAATTTCGTTATAATCTAAATTATTTGAAAGCTTGTTGTTCTTACTGTAATCAATATCTGATATAGTTTTTGTACTACACCCTTGTAAGATTAAAATTAGTGTAAAAATAATAAACTTTAAAATAAAAAATTTCACAAGATACCTAAGATATGGAGTTTAAAACCTTTATTTTAACTTATATTTTCTTAAGTTCTTGAATTGGATAAAATTAAAGGATATAAAAATGTCAAAACTTAGTACAAAGTCTATATATTTTTTAGGAATATCTTTTTTATTTGGTATGGTTGCATTAGGGTATTTTTTAACAAAAAGTGTATCTTTATATAAGCAGTATGATAGAAGTGTTATAGTTAAAGGTTTATCTCAAAAAGAGTTTAAAGCAGATGTAGTTTTATGGCCAATAAAATTTGTTACTTTAGATTCTGATTTAGTAAAATTAAATAGAAAAGTTGATGAATACACAAACTTAATATTAAGTTTTCTTGAAAAAAATGGGATTAACAAAAATGAAATCACTATTCAAGCCCCTTCTATTACTGATAAACTTGCAAATGATTATTCAAATAAAAATTTTCAATATAGATATGTAGCTAATAGAGTTATTAATATATACTCAAAGGATGTGGATAAAATCAGAGAAAATATATCAAAATTAACCTCTTTGATAGATAAAGGAATAGTATTTAAATTTGATGATTATGATACAAGAGTGGAGTATATTTTTACAAAATTAAATGAAGTAAAACCAGGAATGATTGAAGAATCTACAAAAAAAGCAAGAGAAGTGGCTATAAAATTTGCAAAAGATTCAAATAGTAAATTAGGAAAAATCAAAAGAGCAAGACAGGGACAATTTTCAATTTCAAATAGGGATAAAAACACTCCATATATAAAAAAAGTTAGAGTTGTATCAACTATTGAATATTATTTGAGTGATTAAAATAGATATATCCAAAAAAGGATATATCTTTTAGAAACCTCTTAGTGTAATTCCTAAATAAATAGCAATAAGACCTAAAACAATATTTATAGGAATTAAATAATTTGCTATAGGTGTTAATTTAGCTTTTGCTACAGGAAACTGACCCTCATCAAAAGCTTTTTGTGCTTGTTTTCTTTTTATAAAAATTATAATAAAAACAACAGTCATAATAGTCCAAATAACCTCTTTAGCAATTACAAAATTATAAAGTGGTGTACCTTTAAAACCTAACGCTATTATCATAATAATAGCTGTTAAAAGTAAAAGTATAATTGAAGGGATAACCATATTAAAAAATCTTCTTAGATTTTCCAATGTTCTACCAAGTTTAATTTTAGGATCATCAATCTCTTGCATAGAGTAATGAACAGCAAGTCTAATTGCTATCATTCCTCCTACCCAAATAACTGCACTAAGAACATGTAGAAAAACTATAATAGAAGAAAAATTATTAAATAAAGTTTCCATTTTTTATATATTTTCCTTTACAAATTTTAAAGCTGCTTCTTTAGCTTCTTCAATCTTTGTAACATCTTTTCCACCTGCTTGGGCGAAGTCTGGTCTTCCACCACCTCCACCACCAACAATTGGTGCAATATTTTTAATCCAGTCTCCAGCTTTTACAGAAGTGTTTTTAGACCCAGCTACTAACATAACTTTATCACCTTTTGGTTGAATAAGTAAGATAGCAACTTTTTCATTTCCATTTTTATAATCATCAACTAGTTTTTTAATATCACCATTTTGAACTATATCAACTACAACTTTTATATCACCTATCATCTCTTCATTTATAGGTGTAGAAATAGAGTTTTGAGCCTCTTCTAACTCTTTTTTAAGTTCTTTAATTTGATCTTTTAGTTTTTTAATTCCTAAAATTGCATCACTATTTTTAACTTCTGCTTGAACTTCGTCCATTTTAGAGATAATATCTTTTGTATATCTAATTGCAGAAAGTCCACATACTGCTTCAATTCTTCTAACTCCTGCACTAACACCTGATTCTTTAGTTATATAAAAAGAACCAATGTCATGAGTATTTCTAACGTGAGTACCACCACAGAACTCTACAGATACATCTTCAAAACTAACTACTCTTACAACATCTCCGTATTTTTCACCGAACATTGCAATAGCACCTTTTTCTTTGGCTTCTTCAATAGGTAACTCTTCTATATTTCCAGAGATTCCCCTTACAATCATTGAATTAACTAAATCTTCAACCTCTTCAATCTCTTCTTTTGTCATAGCTTTAGGATATGTAAAGTCAAATCTTAATCTTGAAGAATCATTTAATGAACCAGCTTGAGATACTGTATCTCCAAGAACCATTTTAAGTGCACTTTGAAGTAAGTGAGTAGCACTATGATGTTTTGCAACTTCCCATCTATTCACAACAACTGCTGTGATTTTTTCACCTTTTGAAATATCTGAATTTTCTACTTCAACTTTTGATAGATTTAAACCATGAAATTTTTGAGTTTCTTTAACAATTGCAATATGTTCATTGTCTTCTAATGCTCCAACATCTCCCTCTTGACCACCACTTGTAGCATAAAATGGAGTTTTATCAAGCATTATCCAACCAGTTGTACCCTTTTCTAGTTTTTCAACTTCATTAAAACTTTCATCTAGTACAGCAATAATGCTACTTTTATAAGTTGTATTTTCATAACCTACAAATTCATTTATTCCATATTTTTCAATAAGTGCTTTAAAGTCTCCTTCTGTTGCACTGTCACCACTACCTTTCCATGCAGCTTTTGCTTTTGCTTTTTGTTCATCCATAAGTGAATCAAATTTTTCAACATCTACCTTAATATTTTTGTCTCTTAACATATCTTCTGTTAAGTCCAGTGGAAAACCTTTTTCATCATAAAGTTTAAATGCAATCTCACCAGAAAATAAATCTTTAGTATTTTTAAGCTCTTCATTAAATAAAGCCATACCAGATTCAATAGTTTTGAAGAATCTTTCTTCTTCTAAAGTCATTTGCTCTTTTACATATTTTTTTTGTTCTACAAGTTCTGTATAGTGTGAACCCATAATATCGCAAAGTGTATCATAAAGCTCAGCCATAAATGGTTTTCTAAAACCTAAAAGATAACCATGTCTTACAGCTCTTCTCATGATTCTTCTATTTACATAAGGTCTTCCTTCATTTCCAAAAAGGATACCTTGAGAAAGCATAAATGAGTTTGCTCTTAGGTGGTCTGCTATAACTCTAAATGAACCAATAGTTTCAGAATCTGCTTTTTTACCTGCTAGCTCTTCAAGTTTTTTAATAATAGGTTGGAAGTTTGATGAATCAAAGTTATTAAATACACCCTCTTTTATTGCCATAACTCTCTCAAGACCCATACCTGTATCAATTGAAGGTTTAGGAAGTGGATTTAGTGTACCATCTGCACTTCTTTCATATTGCATAAAAACTAAGTTCCAAATCTCTAAAAATCTATCACCTTCTCCACCCATTTTATCTTCAGGTCCGTTAAAGTGCTCTTCACCTTGGTCATAAAAAATTTCTGAACAAGGACCACATGCACCTGTATCTCCCATTGACCAGAAATTATCTTTATCTCCAAATCTCATAATTCTTGAAGTATCTACATATTTTGACCAGATTTCAAAAGCTTCATCATCACTATCATGAACTGTTACCCATAATTTGTCAATTGGTAATTCAAGATTAACTGTTACAAATTCCCACGCATAAGCAATTGCATCCTCTTTGAAATAATCCCCAAAAGAGAAATTACCTAACATCTCAAATAAAGTATGGTGACGCGCCGTGTAACCAACATTTTCTAAGTCATTATGTTTTCCACCCGCTCTAACACAAAGTTGGCAAGATGTAGCTCTTGGGTTTTCAGGTTTAGGAACTGCACCTGTAAATATATCTTTAAATTGAACCATTCCTGCATTTGTAAACATTAATGTAGGGTCATCTGGTACAAGTGGCATAGATGAAATAACCTCATGCCCCTTACTTTTAAAAAACTCTAAATACTCTTTTCTAATATCCATGTAAACTATCCATATTAAATTTCTGCCTATTCTAACAAAAAATTGATTTATGATAGATTAGGATAAGTAAAGATACAACTATATTTAAGGTTTAATAAGTATAATTTTGACTATGTACATTTAAAAAAAAGGAAAAAACATGGGTAAATATGTAGATTTAACTCCTGATAACTTCGAGCAAGTTACTAGTTCTGGTGTATCATTAGTCGATTTTTGGGCTCCATGGTGCGGACCTTGTAGAATGATTGCTCCAGTTATTGAAGAATTAGCTGAAGAATTTGAAGGTAAAGCTAATATTT is a window of Halarcobacter sp. DNA encoding:
- a CDS encoding LTA synthase family protein — protein: MHILLLVVVALIPLIIKLFVIVNLFQNIKTFIIIQSILHDSLIYLFLVLLTYLSYISKNIIIKIFLRFLSITIFIIYLIDSLIWVRFATHLTVEDLFKFINYLPNYISQYYNLNIYLIIFIIAFIITIFYYLFKDISIKKHYHISTIIIICLFFTSYLSANNNNYIHSWLYKNVFEYNYELLSREKKYTDNFINNLHYEKKELIHNSDSKKHNIVVLMVESLSSYQSNLFSGINNWTTEIDKIAKENIYFKNFYANGYITEHAEISILTGELPIVPPQLFSKDDNISFNGFYNVKTSIPNILKNSNYDTEFITSSDLSFSNTGTWAKSIGFNYIEGSDHPFYNNLPRFHFFAASDKYLFERVIKRMNKKRDNPYFIFVKTVSSHVPFINPENKKHSEEETFKYIDRQISFFYNKLKQDNFFKNNGMLIIVGDHYPSIPLKEKVEETLGEYRATASVPMILCLDKKNAKIDSQFQQIDIYNMILNYSGNNFFTSKWKGAFTNNSIISPEYILHKRVDNRSIYSVFNKNITYNISLNGDKTSIIDEKALDKDMKKEILTKVNFERTRNRDNNIINSDLITRKGFPLSLLRKGDID
- the maf gene encoding septum formation inhibitor Maf; amino-acid sequence: MIRLGSNSQTRALILRNNNIDFIQNGGDFDEDSIKTKDPKSFVYQATLGKYNELLKKYGVEDMPLLVADSVVTANNQLLRKAKDEEDARRMLKLQSGNKTSVITCMIYKSKEKEVIDISITTYRFAKFDEEDIEKYIKSKECFGKAGAIMVEGFCKPYILDVKGFESTAMGLCVEKLIHHLI
- a CDS encoding tellurium resistance protein TerC codes for the protein MNILNLSGIAIFASFLITLISYFFKYDIFIFAGLFAWLALILLFRKIGNLKLLLSLIFLSIIIFIFSSYSNFVIDYKKAILVNQYMLTLLIGVGFLRLIATPKNETLKELPKGELSFIKTYLGVHLFGSVINMSSLILVADKLYKKSKLTKLQAIVLTRAFATDAYWSPFFVAFAAVSTYSSGFKAVEVVFTGVVLAVLAFFVTYFELKKSHDLSEFRGYPLQFDTLTLPVILALLVLVTNHYYPEIKVILLISLFSIVLTSLILPFKLGIKKAIKSLNFHVTNELPKMKNEIGLFLIAGMFGVSISTLLVGFHIEFPFEKFDGFSASIILLVQILLSFVGIHPIITIAIIGNWTGDINHTLLAMTFLMAWSTSVCTSPFSGVNLTMQARYGLNTFEIFKTNFLYALKMYIICVIILFLLANYLGI
- a CDS encoding transporter, with protein sequence MKILLIILGKIFPLYITILAGYLLTRFFKIKREQIAFLLVYILGPVVIFFAVLSIEINFQLIFLPVFIFLFGTTIAFYILAKYKNEWKDASVNTLAFTCGTGNTGYFGIPLAMILLEPNAANIFIFGTLASLLYENTTGFFVTAKGSFTARESIMKILKLPLLYAFIAGVTFNILGFRTPEFIVPYFENFKWAYGLLGMMMLGMGMKGFNIHEDFDKKYIKISYFFKFIFWPAVVLAIIFVDKTFINFLNEEIYKVMFLFSIVPLAGNTVTLAVLLKAKPEKASFTVLMSTLISVVYIPVVLALYGGF
- a CDS encoding NlpC/P60 family protein, with the protein product MIKNLLLIILISITITGCVFNNQKFVLSDKNDYTIHEENPNLDKNLITNLEYKAIVSNNEYKKILQKPKRNLEKEEQLAYIEKALMEFYSEWKGVKYKFGGDTKKGIDCSAFTQKIFKEKFQLDIPRTTRTQVKVGTTVKKSELKLGDLVFFKTGRIDRHVGVYIGNGEFMHASIKGVKVTKLNKPFYKKAYWTSKRVIN
- a CDS encoding NlpC/P60 family protein, whose translation is MKFFILKFIIFTLILILQGCSTKTISDIDYSKNNKLSNNLDYNEIYNNLLTQYKDWKGVKYRYGGYSKNGIDCSAFVQKTYKDKLFVNIPRTTILQKELGKEVDIDNLATGDLIFFKTGFKTNHVGIYLKNGKFMHVSTKKGVIISRLDNPYYSKHLWKIKRVLH
- a CDS encoding SIMPL domain-containing protein — encoded protein: MSKLSTKSIYFLGISFLFGMVALGYFLTKSVSLYKQYDRSVIVKGLSQKEFKADVVLWPIKFVTLDSDLVKLNRKVDEYTNLILSFLEKNGINKNEITIQAPSITDKLANDYSNKNFQYRYVANRVINIYSKDVDKIRENISKLTSLIDKGIVFKFDDYDTRVEYIFTKLNEVKPGMIEESTKKAREVAIKFAKDSNSKLGKIKRARQGQFSISNRDKNTPYIKKVRVVSTIEYYLSD
- the alaS gene encoding alanine--tRNA ligase → MDIRKEYLEFFKSKGHEVISSMPLVPDDPTLMFTNAGMVQFKDIFTGAVPKPENPRATSCQLCVRAGGKHNDLENVGYTARHHTLFEMLGNFSFGDYFKEDAIAYAWEFVTVNLELPIDKLWVTVHDSDDEAFEIWSKYVDTSRIMRFGDKDNFWSMGDTGACGPCSEIFYDQGEEHFNGPEDKMGGEGDRFLEIWNLVFMQYERSADGTLNPLPKPSIDTGMGLERVMAIKEGVFNNFDSSNFQPIIKKLEELAGKKADSETIGSFRVIADHLRANSFMLSQGILFGNEGRPYVNRRIMRRAVRHGYLLGFRKPFMAELYDTLCDIMGSHYTELVEQKKYVKEQMTLEEERFFKTIESGMALFNEELKNTKDLFSGEIAFKLYDEKGFPLDLTEDMLRDKNIKVDVEKFDSLMDEQKAKAKAAWKGSGDSATEGDFKALIEKYGINEFVGYENTTYKSSIIAVLDESFNEVEKLEKGTTGWIMLDKTPFYATSGGQEGDVGALEDNEHIAIVKETQKFHGLNLSKVEVENSDISKGEKITAVVVNRWEVAKHHSATHLLQSALKMVLGDTVSQAGSLNDSSRLRFDFTYPKAMTKEEIEEVEDLVNSMIVRGISGNIEELPIEEAKEKGAIAMFGEKYGDVVRVVSFEDVSVEFCGGTHVRNTHDIGSFYITKESGVSAGVRRIEAVCGLSAIRYTKDIISKMDEVQAEVKNSDAILGIKKLKDQIKELKKELEEAQNSISTPINEEMIGDIKVVVDIVQNGDIKKLVDDYKNGNEKVAILLIQPKGDKVMLVAGSKNTSVKAGDWIKNIAPIVGGGGGGRPDFAQAGGKDVTKIEEAKEAALKFVKENI
- the trxA gene encoding thioredoxin, which encodes MGKYVDLTPDNFEQVTSSGVSLVDFWAPWCGPCRMIAPVIEELAEEFEGKANICKVNTDEQQDLAVKYGIRSIPTIIFMKDGEIVDQMVGAASKQAFVDKINSLL